cgggcaatctgtcgaagatttctggtgaaatagaaagcacgtgaatcttactgttcaatcaccactcttcacacgcaccatcaactcctcgggtaccacatataactttgccaaagatatctgacaaagtttaggcacgagaatttcgaagttccagctaccctactattacccacaagggtaaaggaacaacaccactacttgacaactggaaagtccctatgtgtgtcgacctccgtgttccgtggcaagacaggctagcaagaacgtccaacctttactcacattcgagaaaagactctcaacataattactttctcaaaaaccgaagcggcaccgctttccgaatctcgagagccagatccccgacgggattgcttgtttgaaaaccgaagaggcacaactctcagaacttcgagagccagatttccttagataaagcttgtctgtaatcttcacacgcaacatcagctttccagataccacataccactttttcaaagtgctctgacaaagttaaaacacgtgaagctggcagctcccactacattgctgtgaccaagaaaggtaaaggaatagcattactacttgttattgggaaatccctatatatatcgacctccctcctcaacggacaggcaaacctgcaaaaatgctcaaccctttctcgcattcgagaatgcaccctcaacataacctctcgaaatactcagctttatttccccccgataatacctcagcaaataagccacaccaagaacaagagtatctcatatcatcatggtcgaaagcaagagtatcccatatcatgctttctccatgtccttatcttcgtccttgtccacacctgcaggacaaagagaaagagagcagtcagtcggaacctgaaatcaaacctccaatctggaactgactgcctgagacctttgcctggttgcttacttagcattgctcttgagaactcatcctcaactgctgtcaaggtcatgaattccaccggcacatacctcatgacagttgatcagatattgactctttacactgaagctgccaagcgtggatgagtcactatgaaggaatgttctgaaggaccatttaaatgcaaaggttgcacaccacttctgccatgcaaaagattgaagcagaaggttcaacggtgagctgaaacagatcactacagcacgacacctttccataccacattcattattccgtcaacagcaaaagtatcccatatcatcaaggtcgaacgtactctagatttgatggacttgttttgaccctcaaattcttgagtcggccttatactctgaagggaaccagaaaaccctccagcacagttcaagaataagcctgtggaaagttacttcttcacaagaaaaagtatctcatatcatctcttctccatttgcttctccttatcctggcagctgaatgagagacaaggagaaggagaacaatcaaccggaagccgaagtcgaacctccgatcttgggttgcttgcttggaagtttgattgcttaccttgtctgtcacctcttttggcagatctcctagctcggtgacttgggggactcctactatagggtttgtatcgcacttgaccaagcccaaaactacaagtaagcttcaaatgaaattgatacattaccttgtgcatcttcatcggttaaagataccacccatggatggaggaaaagtacttccagagaagatgccacatctacatatgagacagataaggcacgtgaaaatgataccacacttcagtacttagaagtttcgtgattactcaatggcttggatcttgcaagtccccaaccaaggagcttccctcactcgggaacttaggggagcactgtttgtaccatacttgaccaatcccgaaactattgagcaccggtcaacgttataccgtcaaggacccagaagagcttcccttcaaccaggaggccaatcacaatgcgacacgtgttgacatcagaagccaatcacagctcgacacgtgtcaacatcagaagccaatcacaacacgacacgtgtcaatgttataacaaaactagaaactctcttctataaatagggatcattctcccacaataatctctaatgtcattttgtactaaactattcactagaactcacaaaatgagagcttgaacctatgtatttgtgtaaacccttcacaattaatgagaactcctctactccatggacgtagccgatctgggtgaaccacgtacatcttgtgtttgcttccctgtccctattcatttacgtacttatcttcactagtgatcgaagcaaccaagcgaatgtcacaaacctgacactttctgttgtaccaaagtcctcactgattttgtgcatcaacaagttacAAATCTCAGTAATAAAATTTTCTTCCAAGTTTATAAAAGGGATAATTAAatgaaatcatcaacaaatattAGTAAAACGTTTGCATACAATTTATCATTTAACACTAGTTAATAAAAGATGATTTGTACTCTTTAGCAAGAAAAATTGTCGTTCAATATTAATCCTCATAAAATTCTCTTCCATGTCTAAGACAATTATCGTAATCAAGAATTCAAATTTAATGTATTAGTTACAGAATTCggttttcttttccaactaaCTCAAGTAAATACTTGTCTGAATTTCCAATTTTCCACCCCCTAAACCATATCCCAAAAGAAATTAATCGTGCATACACACACAGAAAAATCAGTACATTTTTCTTTTCGAGTACTGAAGTATTTTGCCCTAAATCAAGTTTGAAAACATAACCTTTTATTCGTTTGTACGTCACATCTTTAGGGTAAAATTAGATATCAACTTTGCAAATATACTCTTACGTTCTTCCATTTTCTAACCATACGGCAAATGGACCCGAATTACCCGATGTATCTTCAAGTTGGATTTAGAAGTTGGGCCATGAAATGAATTTCTTCAGGCCCTCGTAGAAGGACTTCCTTTTAAGAAATGATTTTAGCACATATTATTTTCTTTCGCACTCCTGATTTTGTTTGTAGtcaaataattgaattaattaaaaagaaattaaggtAAAAATAAGGTGATGCATACGGAATTACAGTCTATAAGTGTGAAAGTCATTGCCCTTCTttgaattaattttcttttttgcatACCTGTTTTGATCCTTTTTTGCACACTCGGCCTATGTACCTGTTTGGACTCATTTTCGAACCATCAAATGCACTTTAGGCCGTTTAATGAAGAGAAAAACAAGAGTGTTAATGACAATTATCATGATCTTGGGTTtattttcgaccaaaaaaacaaaaacaaaaatgtcaTATGCAACTTTATAATGCATGATGAGTTTAGTATGGAGAGACGTGTGATCAGGATAATTTCAAAAGTAAATTGAACTTTTGAAATATAATATATGAAAGACTCCTTCATATGTTAAGTTTGAAAATTCGTCAAATATAACAAGACAGTGTTACTTAAAACAATGTGTTAAGAACATGAATTTggcattaaaaaatatttttataaaatagttGGACTACTTGCAAATTGACTATATAAAGAATTGAAGATTAAAGGACCACTGTTTCAAAGACGCTATTGGGGCTAGAAATCAGAAAACAAATGGAAAGTAATATAGAGAGAGGGAGACAACTTTCAACTCCATTAAAGTTTTAATATGTCATCTGCGTTTGAATATGTACCTGAATATGTGTTCATAAACTCTCGATATACAATGTTTCCCCCCCAAAAAAAGGATATTAAAAGCCCGAAACatatgaagttttgagaatactTGCGAGCAAATTGTCCAAACAATATTGATATGGGTTACGTAATCTTTGGAGGGGTCAGCTGAAGTTGGATGTATAAAATATGAGATAACGAGGAATGAGTTTgctgcagaaaaaaaaaaaaaaaaattgagatgaGCAGCAATAGAAACATCAAACTGTTCGTATACGTACTCACACCTTGTGATTTGAATTTCGTTTGATGCCTAAGATTAGATTGGATAACTATCTAGAGTTTAATATATATTGAATGAATAAATGGATATTAACTTCAAGggattatattttcttgatcacTAATCTATCTTTCTACTTAAGTTTGGACAAAATTTGAAAGTTGACATTTTTTCTTGTCAAGATTTTATAAAGGGACTGCAGCAGGCACTACTAATAAACCAGACACCAATATTGTCACAGGTTAACTACTTAACCAAACATAAAAAGTTTAATCACAAAAGACCTTAATATAATTAGAGTAAAACCACTTAATACATTACAGTTTCAAACCAATTGTCAATACTAACGAGGTTTGAGAGCTCCTCAAATAGAGTGAAAACTAGATGCTGACCAAATGGTTGGCGATCTTTTTACTTGCTTATTTCATTAGAACATTATAACGTCACCTTATTAGGCTTATTTTCACGTAAGCTTAAAGCACAACCACTTTGGAATTCGATAGATGAGACATGTTTCCAATTCATACTCCTTGGAAGAGCACGCCATTGACACTCACCCCGCCGTCGACAAGAAGAGTTTGCCCAGTAATGTAAGAAGCTGCAGGTAGGCATAGAAATGCTACCAGCGAAGACACCTCCTCTGGCTCCCCAGGACGTCCTAAAGGGCACCGAGAGTTTATCATCTCCAATGCCTTTTCATTTCCGAGAAACTACATGTACAGAAGAGCGAATGGATGTAATATATCAGTAATTGTTTAATAACTTGTCTAGCTCttcaatagaaaataaataaagggtGACTTTAGATGTAGTCTCTAGTTATCAATATTATTTCACagaaaccttattagttttcagttatttatttatttatttttttttatttttttatcaaagtatTTGGACTTTGTGCAATGCATCATATTGATATTAATGTATTTCCATATCAactatttctttttaaaattccttaattTATGGATTTCAAGTTTTGTAATAAATTATtccctaaaaaaatataaaaggcaCACAATACACAGTAAAATTTGAAACCAACATAACATTAATCTACCAACAATCAAGCGGGTACATTctaaacacataaaaaaaaacaatgtacACATAACATTGGTCCTCATGACACGGATCCAAAACAAGAAGTGCAATATATATATGGATACATTTTGCATAGAATATACCCATGTGACCAAAAAATGCATTCAACtcatatatgggtacattctaaACTCATAAAAAAAGTATTGTAAATTTGTACCCATTATGTACTCCTACAAAATTGTTGAGGCATGTGTTCATGGAGTAAAAGATGACAACGAGGAAGAGGAGTGACTTCAATTGCACAAATTAGATACATTAGGTGTTAAATAGACTTTTGGTCTGAACTAATCATAGTTTGTTTTGCCTAAAATGTAGGAATTGATTAGATCTAACTAATCTTACGAAAATTTGGAAAGTAAAtgaattaattatatttgattGGTGATATAAAGTTCAACCgaaaataaagtacaaaaacaaaaaaaaacaaagtgttATGTTTAAATGCAAAAATGGATAGTCAAAGGACTTTGATCATAAATCAATAAGGtttcaataaataaatattagtgGGTTGGGGTTggatcttaattttttttttttttttttttgaagaaagaTCTTAATTTATCTTAATAAAGACTAgaagtttatttttcttttcattttcatgtttttaATACTTTTGATTGTTCTAGTTAGAATTATAGCacatgattgtgtaaatccaaGTAGATTGTGTTTAGGATCCTTATGTAATCGAGAAGATCTTAGGATTTTCTTACTTATAGAGCAAGTAAGCCTTTTATCTTTACTATAATTAAGGCACAAAAATAGGGAGAATAATAAACATAGAACTTTCCTACACCTCTCTTTATCTCTTTGCTGTcacttccctctctctccctcagttAAATTTTGGCCTACAACATTGATTTTAATTTGAGCATGGTTATTCTCTTAATGTGAATTCACAATTACTTCACTTACAGTACTAACCTAATAAATACATAATGGATAAAAGtgtatacatattttttttgttttgtttcttactcCCACGAGCAAatccaatttttattttattttaaatttactaTTATTAGGGAAAATAGAGAgttcaaaactattacaataatttaggaaaGAGGGAGTTTCCGAAACACATGGGTAGAAATCCAACACCTTATCCACTATAATATTGGACGGCATgcaaaaagaaatacaaaaacaaatccAATTCTTTCAAAATCAAGAGTTGAATTCCTCATTGTGTATGAGCCCCACTAGTGTTGTGATTCCTCCATGTTTTTTAGTCACAATCCAACTTCTTATTCTGATTTGATTACGGACATTTGAAAGATCCCATTAATGAATTGTTGACGGGGTTGAAGTTAAAGCATGCTTAAGGACATTAGATGTAAAAAACTTGGAATGTAAGTGGTTAAGAGAATTCACCTATATTCCTTAGGTCCTGTTTCGATTTTCCTTCTCAATATCGGttgtatttaaaaattaaaaacaaatgaaaataaaaaagcatgCACAAGCACGTGGTGATAATGATCTTACCATATCACCAAGGGGAGTGGCAATGAACCAAGGTGCAACACTGTTAGTCCTTATGTTAtcttttgcccactcacatgcCAAGTTTCTTGCTAATTGATTTATTGCACCTGAGAGAGACAATATAGAAAAGCCACACAATTTAAGCTCGATTGTTAATGCGGGGAGGAAAACAGAGGGAGGATTATTGAAATCTCAAGCACAACTAGACCTAAGGAACATATAAAGAACTAGTCTATGTTTACATAAAATCATTCAAAATACATAATTCCTCCTTCCTTAACCATTCTAGCATTTTAATAGGCCTAGCAACAACCTGATTAAACACTAGCACAACTTCCTTGTCACTACAACATAAGAAATAATAATCACCAAACCAAGCCAACCATATAACTAAAAAACACAATATTCTAAATACTGGATTACTAGGGATATTAACTAGATTTGAAAACTTAAGGGAACATCCCAAATATCAAGATCCCTACTTAATCAACCTCCTTAATACACTAAATCAGACTCCTCTGCTTGGAAAGAATTCGTCCTCGAATTCATGTCGTGTGTTGAAGAGAATCCCAAGCAGTCTTCGATTACGCATAATTTGTTTCTTGACCCTCTTCGTTTGAAATTGGCACTGTCCACTCCAATGAAAAGGATATTTAGAATTTGCTTGTTATTGGATTTCAAAAATCCTCTATCTTATTTGGCTTTGCCACCCAAAGATTCCTTTCACCATATTTCATCTCATTAACAACAACTAGTTTTTTGGGCAACTTCACACTAAAGGCATAAGCTCCAATAAAATCCCCTTGTTCACTAATGCAatttaccttggtgtggagctCGCAAATGGCTCTCTCATATTCAGTTGCACGTTCAAGAACTCTACCAATCATATCACCAAAGTTGACACAACCTCCGTCAACCTCAtcaagcaatttgaaaaactccTTATTTGCATCCACATGAACAACTGCCGAATTCTTTTCTTCAACTCCACAAAATTCATCAATCCCAAATTGTTCAGTTTTGCTTACTAGAAAACAATTCACAATCATCTTCGAGGAAACAATCAAATATTGGTGGTAGATTTACAATCAATGAATCTGACACAACAAAATAACCTCCACAACTTGAACTCAAGAAGTTAGCTTTATCACTTGAGTAACCTGGCTTTAACTCTCTAGATTTGTTGCTAACATTTTCTTGATCAAGTTGCATGGTTAGGAGTTCGACTTGTCGTCATAGCTCTTGAATTTCGTTGTCACTCGCATTCCTGTGATTTTCCTGCACATGGTAATCACACCTTCCTCTAACGTTCCTTGTTGCCATTTAGATAAATGATGCCGAAGCTACCCAAAGAGTGTAGCAAAGCTCTAATAACCAAATAATGCGGGGAGGAAAACAGGAAGAGGATTATTGAAATCTCAAGCACAACTAGACCTAAGGAACATATAGAGAACTAGTCTCTGTTTACATAAAATCATTCAAAATACATAATTCCTCATTCCTTAACAATTCTGGCCTTTTAATAGGCCTAGCAACAACCTAATTAAACACTAGCACAATTTCCTAGTCCACTACAACATAGGAAATAATAATCACTAAGTTCCAACCCAACCATATAACTAAAAAACACAATATTCTAAATACTTGATTACTAGGTATATTAACTAGATATAAAAACTTTAAGGACCATCCCGAATATCAAGATCCCTACTTAATCAACCTCCTTAATACACTGCATCAATTGTTCAACTGCATGCAGAACACAGACGATCCattgattttgttttcatataaAGCTCAAAACTATATAAGGAAAATAATTACGCACCTTTAGTTGCAGAATATATAGTTCCAATATTTAGTGAGACCACACCAGCAATGGAGGACAACAAAACGATGTTAGCGGATCCTGAAGCTTTGAGCAGAGGATGTGAAAGTTGGCACAAATGGTAGGCAGATTCAAGATTGGTGCTCATTAAGAATGAGTAATCTTCAGCTGTGTACTCTAGTGTTGCTTTTGGTCTGTTAGCCCCCACATTGTTTATCTACAGCCACACATTTTTGGAAAGGTTTAGTATAAACACAACAATTTTATCCATAGATTGGACGACTAATTAGCACAACCATTATCATCACAATTATCCAATTAACTATGAGTGCTGATATGCCACACCATAGTCTTATTTTCCATGcactttttaatgaaatttttaatatgaaatttaACCTTATATAAAAGACTTTAAAAGCCCATTTAAAAATTATTCCTCTTACATATTTTTtgtaatcaaagaaaaaaaagactagaaaaaaattttaaaaactgaaATGAAAAACGAATCAAGTTGTCCATCAACCTCCCAATTTTGTCCCTTCATCCCTCAGCCCTTTCTAACTGTTTCATCCCCCTCCATCTTCTATATCTTCCGTCC
This window of the Malus domestica chromosome 03, GDT2T_hap1 genome carries:
- the LOC103420444 gene encoding tropinone reductase homolog At1g07440-like, with protein sequence MNSRGRRWSLEGMTALVTGGTKGIGYAIVEELAGLGAIVHTCARTEVDLNDCLSQWEKKGFQVTGSVCDVVSKTQREELINKVSSLFDGKLNILINNVGANRPKATLEYTAEDYSFLMSTNLESAYHLCQLSHPLLKASGSANIVLLSSIAGVVSLNIGTIYSATKGAINQLARNLACEWAKDNIRTNSVAPWFIATPLGDMFLGNEKALEMINSRCPLGRPGEPEEVSSLVAFLCLPAASYITGQTLLVDGGVSVNGVLFQGV